From the Diadema setosum chromosome 3, eeDiaSeto1, whole genome shotgun sequence genome, the window ggtttacttcctgttttttgtgccattcatcgcacagccagcacggtttggtaaagattaagcgcttgaatagacactgtacttcagagcctcttttctcagttcacacttttcctgagtttgtgctttctttccaatatttagataggttaggagagtcaatttgatttgagttatacatcattttaaagcttaaagtctgctgtttcagaatatggtctgaactaaaaattcatgtctggcgattttttgtttgttttgaggtgcagggtcacatatatgaaaatttcatgcagatagGTTAAGTGTGAATGTGCACAGTTAGTAGAAAAATTTATTCAAGATGTGATTATCCATTGAACTTCATTGCACATCAACTCCCACTTTTATATTAATCATTGTGATGATTAAATCATACGTATTGGGACTATTATgaaatcaatatacatgtggCCCGATGGGGCTACCACGAAAATAAGTCAGCGTGGAGTCTTGTACGTACACTCTGTTTACATGTTTCATACAAGTATACCAGTCTTTATTTTTAGATCTATAACCATCACTTCATTAACAATGTTATACTTACCGGCCCCTTCTACTTtctttccccctctttttttttttttttttttttttttggggggggggggcaaattttAATCTGCTTTTCTCTATACTTgagaagaccaaaaaaaaaaaacaacaacaacaaatgaacagGCAAATTACATGGTTATATATTGGATGGAAATGTACATTGCAGTACAAGACATGACAATGGGAAACTGGTATTCCAGACCAATTTTCaaattgtaataatgatatatgaataataataatattttaaatAATTGAACTTACGCTGCACAGTTTTCTGCTtccattttcaacaacaaatatgCTGCAATGATCTGGATGTGCAGATGTCTCCTCGGAACAGTCAGAACTCCTTCCCTCTGCTTTTGAAGTATCTCTTCCCCCTTGAAGtgatgtgtgtgttgaattcctGGGCAAATAAGTAAAATTTAATGGTTTTATGAATAATACAAATGGCATGAGGATAGTACGTTCCTCCAGTTTACATTATAAACTTGAAGAGCAAAATCATTTTGCATACATATTTGACATAAGCAACAGCTCTACTTACACAACTCAAGACTGACCATAACATGGTTTTCACTTCTGTCGATACGGCAAGTACACGgtacacatttttcttaaataCAAGTACTAACCTGTCAAGACATTCATTGTCAGAGGGAAGGACAGCTCCAAAACTGCTCCATGAAgtatcttgaaaatcatttcttcaaacaaaataaaaccaaccaaGCATTCAGTCTCTTGATGTAGCCTCTTATGTAATTACTAAGACTCTAGAatgtaaaataaatataaatctaTTTCAAAGTAGTCTCCCTTCATTAATCATTGTGGAAAACAACAGAATAGCTTACAGCAGGGTTAATGCAATGGAAGTCCATATCTCAGAGGCTCCTTCGCTGATGTTGGCCCAGTGTTTCCAGCATTCGTCAACCCTGAATTCAATGGCTAGTCGTTGTATGACTACATCTGGTACTTTGCAATCTGGTGATCTGCACCCTCTTCgtgtgacagagactgtacagctatcaatatctgtctttgttctccAAATGATGACCCCTACACCGAGTTCCTTTAAATCACCATCACTCCCGAAGAGCTGTCATGTCTACGTCCTTATCTGGAGgaaagtatgaaaacacaaGGTTCAGAAATGGATTTAGAGCTCATTTCCACAAGACAATATGCAGTTGTTTTGTCCACACAAATACTAAGTGAGCACCAATACAAAAGctagtaggcctaattactTTTTTAGCTACATCAGCATATTTAACGTTAGAATTAAAGACCCAAAGATGATCTCTGCCAAATTTCCATACCTAAGGTCACCTGtaactttcataaaaaacaatgttgaAAATAGTACCAGTCATCGTCTGCTACAAGGCGGATCAATCTCCATGATGTGTGAGCATGCTGATCTTCAGCTAACGTTTTTAAAAGTGTGATCGTCACAGTGGACCAACACTTAACGCGAACAGTACACGCATCATACTTCTTACCTAGTACAGTAGTAGATGATCACGACACATGACGTAGGAGCTAGTGTACGTGGTCTTCTCCCAGCTGTTTGGATGCTCAAAATCAAATGTAGCGGCAAATAAAAGTCCTTTTtactacatacagtgtatataatgaacaataatcataaatcaccaaatttcaccattCTTTATTACCGTATTGATTGAATCACCATCTCATCTGGCAACACAGACCAGTGTCAGTGATTCGGCTGTCAACTCAACAATAGCAATGTAGAGTACGTGTCTGGCGCTAGGCGCTTCTAATGTGTTAGCACAGCTTAGTAACAGTTAGGACCCTATAGTATAAGTTCGATCTCTACACTCGACCACAGTAATCTCTGTGTGATGATATGCTTACGAATGTCAATTCAATGACTAACAACCAACGTTTCATtcatcactcattttttttttttttttaatagttcaaGCCCTAGATCCCAACGTGTACAATTAAAGTGTTGTTTAGTTAATTAAGACTCAACGTATAGATCCCAACACCTAGCGTGTACCATCAGCTGAGTTTCGGCCTCGGATTCTAGCTGTTCGTATAAAAGGTGTTCTATGGTATGACCAGCCCCATATAGCTAACTGTGTACAAACCATTATACATTAATTGTTCGAAGGAGCGCCAGTACGGGCCCGGGGTTATTCGTATAGAACCCTTGCCTAAAGGTAACTTACTTATGGTCGTTTACGGAGAGGTATAATTAGATCGATCTATGGTTTGCTTACCttaaaaaatgtgaataattacATATCTCCGCCCCACTCAATTTGAAGACAGACATTTTCTCCCGTCCATCACGACATCCAGGCTCAGATTCTCACGATTGCACTTACACGCACGTAAATCTGTGATCCTATGCATAATACACGCACAGTTAGCACACAACACGCAATTGCACACAGTCCACGCACAGGCGACGCGTCGCTCTTCAGGTAAACCTGCCCGCGCCCAAGCCAGGGGAAATTGCGGCTGGTGATTGGCTTAGAGTAAACACATGACAGGGGAATTCTCAATTTCTATTGGCCTAGCCAAATGCGTTTAATTATGTATTCACTCGGAATTCACTCGGCTTAATTTTCACTCGGAATTTACTCGGCGAATGggtttcacacaaatttcactcGTTACAAGAGTGAAATTCACTCGACAACTAGTGAAAGTCACTCTTAATTGAGTGAAATTTTATTCACTCCTTCCGAGGAGTGAATTATTCACTCGaaattttttagagagtatactagtacactgtagtgAGATGTAAAAAGCCTGTTATGAAGTTAAATCTTGCTATGTATTTTCATGCTACATACAAGACTAATATCTTCTGGAACTGCTGTTGTGATAGAGTGCACTCACGTTATATCGAACACTGTTgttgtataacaaaatttcagctGCAATGAGTTAAAATATCCGGCCACAACCTTGCCtggtttgtattttttattgctTATTTGTTAGGATGTGAACAAATTttgatacaaagaaagaaatctgcAGGCCCGATGAATTTGTTATAACAACAGTccattgttattcttttttatgtCAATCTGTTCATTCGTGTTCAATACTGTTtagaattcattcattcattaaaatTGTCATCACATCACAGTGGCAAAATCCAAAACATTTTAACCATTTTTTGGCGGAATTTTCTGTAGTCTTTTCCAAATTCTACATCATAAATTATGCTATATATACTTGCAACAGTTAGTCTGTAATGTTAGCAAAAATCTTCTGCAATAAAAGCCTTCTCTTCTGTTTGGCATGACATAGCGATGAGGGCACAGACTGCACTAACGTACAGTCTAGCTTGCTAAGTCATTGGATCAGAAAGTGAAAGCGCTTCTCTCATTGTGTATACTTAAACATGTCATCCAATCACAGTGGCATCATCGACAACATGCTAACCTACAAGTATTAATTATTGACAGACTTTTCCAAAGTATTTTCCAAAGTCTGCCTGCATATAAATTGTGCTATGCCTGCATTAGTGAGTCTGGAATGTTGCGAATATTCTACAATAAATGCTTTCTCGTTTGTTTGGCATGACATAGCGAGAAGGGCACGGATTGCACTAAAGTATAGTCTAGCTTGCTAAGTCATTTGATAATTGGAATTTATTTTCGAGTCCTTTTCTCTTTGTATTGACTTTAAAACTTCACGAGTCAAATTTCGTCTTATGCTAAGATGTTATCATCTTCACTTCAAATAGATTTAACTTCCTAAAATATGTTAACTGTGTTGACATATTTTAACTGGCATTACCGCTATTCACAAAAACTTGACTTGAGCAAGCGCAGGGTACTCCCGTTGAAATGAGCTGAAgacaccaccaaaaaaaaaatgcaggttACATGTTAATTGAAGGTTAATTTGACGTGGTTGCATTGCACTACATATCCTATTGTCAGTAACTTTACATGTTTAGCATAGTAACGGTTGTAGCTTAATTTATCGTATCATGTACATACTAGTAACCAGTTGCTTACGTACACATTAACAATGTACAATTCATAGCAAGTCTAATGCATGCTATGGGAATGAGTCTGTATCAAGTTAAATGGTAACTATATGTTCTGTGTTGATGTACTATCATAAGTTCGGTCACAACATTACGTTCAATAAATGGCCCTGATGTTTTGATGCATTACGGATGCATGTCGAGTACATACATTTTGCATCACTGTACACGAAAATGTACTTGCACATAGATGCACAAGCACTCATAGAGCACTTCATGCAATTGTTATTTAATAAGATTGTTTTtgcatctgtgtgtgtattttgggtgaaattttcatgtattaTATGATATGTGagactctttgtagatgagagtCATCTAATACATCAGGGTGAGATGAGAGTCATCTAATCAAATCGGGTGTTATCAGTGCAAAAATTGGTTGGGGGGGGCATGCTGAAGTGGTGAGTTTTGCCAATGATATGGGTTACAACATTAATTGATACGTGCAAattatgcaacaacaacaaaaaaacaggtAATCTGTATATTAAAATAACATTATCTGAAATCAGGCATTCATTTCCAAATGCTTCAAATTtgaggtttatttttttttcaatacctcCATATATAATGGATGTTACTGCACTCTGGAACTGCAAGCAATGCATGTCACAATTGAGATGAGAATCATTTGTGGATACAGAGTCATACATTTCACCACTGCTCTGACCATATATCCTtgcaatttattttaaaaaaaaagatctcaaataaataatttcatactttcatCCCTGGGAAAGGTGCATGGAGGTACCGCTTTTTGTAGTTAAAATCAATACATATGTGTTCAATTACCTGAAGTGAACGAGAATTATCACTAAAGGTCCAGCAGCTGTGATTTCCctatgaaaaagaattgaaccaAGGTCTGTCGGGTCTAAAAACAAAAGGCAAATACACCTCTAGATTTTAATACAATTGTGGTATTCATTCATTAAGATATTCAAGAAAGTATATGCAGTCACCATGGCCATGCCCTGTTTGGTACAAGCGAAAACAGTGTCTCAACATAACGACATCTAAGATTAAACGTCATGTATCATACAACagtacataccaaatttgaaataaagtgTTTAAATACTAATACTGTGGAAGTAATTTCCTAcgacaaggttttggtaaaactGTGGTTGATCATGgtaatgtttttttattttttttggcaAACACAAGATAAGTATCTATCACATCTATACCTCACTGTCATGCTCTCCATCAAGTCTGATTTCAAATGATTCAAAAATTTGGAATTCAATCCATAACATTTTAAAGGAAATATACAGGTATCATGTCAATACCTTGTCctttatactgtatatacacttATCCTGgacaaattttcaccaagaATGCATTGTGCTACAGCTTGTTGAATTGCCTTTGGTATGTATGCAACCTCAAATTTTAAACTGGATGACATTAATACCTTGTAAAAATGAACTGTAAATAGCATTAAATATTCAATCTTTGTACATATCATCTCTATGACAATCCATTTGTTTCTTTAAATGCAAATTGACACAACAGTCTTCGTCGAACACTAGGTCACTCAACATTATTATGTGAATTTCTCCAAGGATTCAATTCGTTGCAGCCGATACTTCGCATTATCAGAGGTGTGCACTCCATTTGTCTCATTAGATGCCAGGATGACATCAACATACTGGGTTAAAATTGAAACATAACTTCGATGtcaggatatttttttttttctttctacaactttgtCTGTATTACCTTGAGATATAAAGACCTTACTATATCCCTTATAATTTTCACAAGTTCAATCCATGTCACATAATTTACTTCATAGTAAGATAATTAGGCCAACTTCATCAGACATCATATTGGCTGTGCAAATTACTCCCAAAGTCATGTTTCATCATGAATCTTGGAAAGCACATGTCCTATCTTCCCTATATTTTGGACCCTTAAAGTCTGTATGTGTTGCAAGCTTCACTTCACAAAGTAATAATTTTCTCCTTATTCACCACCTTGCATTTGCAAATGATGAtcgaaattacatttttttttttgcatctttgTTAGTATATACCCGATCAAATGATACATTTTATAGGTTTTTTACtcgttttgctttttgtttttcatgagaATCTGAAAAAATCACATGTATGTTTGTCCGCATTCAACGATATAACGGATAGGGTTATCTGAATTGGGGTAACGGCTCAAAACATGTCTGGTTAAATGTACCAAATCACCTTGTTTGTTGGCATTGACATATTTTCAAGTCTATAGTGACAATAATTATGTGTCAATCTCACATTGAATTAAGATAAAATTCAGTGCTGGCAGCACAATTCCACTATTTCCTTACACTAATTCACTGAAAGCTATTACTATTTGTGATCGATCTGGCATCACAACATAACCTACAGGTCACCACACATGTCCCCGTCGAAATTATAGTTCTGGTGTAAAGTTACCAGGTAAAATTGCCAAGCAAGAACTATAAGCATAGTTTAGTTGCCTCGATTCCACCATCAACTTTCTAACGCTGACCAAAAAACATTTACAGGCATAAGAACAGACAGAAAACCTGAAAATATAAGCCTCTGGTGATATTTAGGCCGGGACATATGCAAAAATATGCAAAGCTGAAGCCACATCTAGAATATAAACATACAATTCGTAATAACTCCCTCTGGAATAAAATGTCATGTtagtgtataattatgtcacaATGTGAGCAAAACCCACTGCAGCTGGTAGCATGCTGATATAAAAGCTCAACTCTACTGCAATTTTTTGACCATGTCAACATGACAAGAATACGGTTTGTTGTCAATGAATTCACACTTACTATCCACCAACATGCAAACTAGCAGGTTGCAAAGTGATAAGTTTCAATGGCATTAGTCTTATCAAAAACTGTGGAATTGAATCCAGCTGGATTCATGACAACAAGTCCTCTTCAATGACAATTGACTGCTGGCAGTGAAATGCAAAACAACCTCTACATGTTGAATGACAAGAGGAGTCTCAGTCCGCAACTTCCCAACATACTTATCTTACATCTTGGACCCCTTAAATGTGATACCTTACTGCATTCTTAAGAACCCAGTATTTGTGATTCATTTAACGCTTTGAATTCTACTGGTCTGAAAAGATGCAACAAATAAATTTCGGTGACTAGGAAATATTCACTTGTCGCAAATGATCTCCTCCGCGATGAGGTTAAACACACAAGCCTTCAGCAATATCACAGCAAATATAACCGTTTTGATGATAAAATCACCTCTGAGAAAGGCTGAATGCTCAGTTTTTCATCCAAGGACTCAACTGATGTCATTTCATACTGCTATTATATCACAAATTATGCTCCAAACGATATTTTCATAAAGCACATCACAACTTGACATTTACGTCATGCTTGTGCAACACGATATCATACTTTGACATTCATTTCATACTTCCACACATGCGATTGTCTTTATGCTGCCATTATAGCACAAACTCACCACCACAACGTATTGTTGTAGGATGCATTTATCTTTATGCTGGAATTGTAGTTGAAGTATCAGCATCACACAATATCTCCCTCCTGCGACCATTGATTTCCACTTGACAATCACAAATGCTTCAACACATAtgacacttaaaaaaaaaatgctgtgtaTCAGctttcataaaatttcactgcTCCATTAATTCACTGATGCCATATGACCTCCATGAAGTCATCTCCTTCCAAGATTTCACAAAAGATAATGCTGTTCATTGTCTTCCTTTCAGCGATATTGATGTAATGTCTGTCATCAGGCATTATAGTCTGTTGGTTATTTCGCGAGCAACCATGAACTATGCGGTATGTTAATTCCCATCATTGATTAGAACTAGGTCACCAAAATAAAGTTAGTATCACGATGACAAACacgtctgttgcgacacggattgtcgcccctacacggattgtcgcctcctgctcggggcgaccatccgtgacgggcgttggcggcacggattgtcgccccctacacggattgtcgcccgccctcgaagcacattttgctgggtaatatcgttctggacataatcattgaaatactaacacatacatggctacatccatgcaaacatgccatgtaaaaagtcatggtgcggtttcaaggaagtgtgtatgtgcgcgtgcacatgataatttagtgtccgtttgtgtgtgtgtgtgtgtgtgtgtgatggaagaatgtgtttattatgtcagttttttgcgtatgtgttttttagctgcgcgtggggagggatacctagtaagctgttgctggcataaacattgatattgattttatcagcagctttgaatttgatgagtttgtttggcagatttgtatatgaattcggagtggagcttgcgtgcgggcggatgctgcttttctgcatacggtccattatgtcttatttatcaacattgggaaatcgtttcatcaggaaggatgtggtatcggttcgggtgtgcgtcggtatgtgggaagggggttacatttcgttatcgCAAAactttgttattctgaaggctcattcgtccgaaggctcattcgtccgaagggtcattattccgaaggttcgttattccgaatttcatttttggatcaacgaaccactaggtatagggaattgtgtgtttcggataaattaagcctcggaaaaaaacgaaacttcagaataacgaaccttcgtgtgtgtgtgtgtgtgtgtgtgtatgtatttgggtcggtgaatgtgggtgtgggatgatttaggttttgtttaatcaggggttggtgggttggggactggatttgaagaaggatagttataaatggtatgacggatgctggtaggatttaatatttaggatagatgtaggccctagatttgtttcggtttgggaggggagggggtggtggggttttttatgactgatttcattctagatttgtgtaatatatttgtgtgcttttttgtgtatatgcccttgtaagtaagaaggtgttacatgatccaaaccaatatattcaaggaatataggtttggtagggccctatacatgaagaaattattagtagggttggtctataatcgagttatctatgttgaagtgagattatttgtggtataaattgacaaatggatttgcttttgtttcgaattgccatttgtaactttttttgttcatgttgcacccagaatgggtcgatttatgaatggtTTGAATggaatcaataaatatcaaggaaaaaaagtgttgagttagtttgtttgcattatgaggtttgcttgagtgtttgttggtgtttgtttgtattacgtatgtattagcggtgtgcaatggcagttcgtttgtgctaaaatcaagtaacgattgacaaaatttttacggcgtgtggaaattattcgctcatgcataaagcatgccaaacctattctgggacaaagaatagtggtatggacgttctagtttataagactgatggaagaaaatgactgcagggaaaaatgaacaaagacaaataacattgggggagggtacctccctcgtatgtatttttctctcggtctctctctctcgcctagcccgcctcaccgctgatatttggttgacacacccatactatttttagatcaacgctggtgtgaattctttaaacacgtgctcatacactctgaaggcgtttgtattgccacagtagcgccactatattccacatacacacgtaagcatacaggcacacgtatacacagagacagacaaaccactaccactatgtaaccaccacacatgcacaatttctacattattgtattattatactccaaacacacacacaaacacacacacacacacaacaaatcatacacatcacatatcatgcagctcacaatacacacacacacacacacacacacatacgcataacttaccagtcatacccatcccaccaaagcttaacaccggaggaaccaccccgagcccggggcgacaacccgtgacggggcgacaatccgtgtcgcaacaaattttttgccaacacggattttcgccttcgaggtcaaaaactgggaactgcacaagcgtcacggattgtcgccaggcgacaatccgtgacgggggcgacaatccgtgccgccagcgcccgtcacggattgtcgccccgagcaggaagcgacaatccgtgtaggggcgacaatccgtgtcgcaacaaacgTCTATCCTTCCTGTAGTTGCGTCACGTACTCTCTTATGTCCAGTGCCTCCAGAAGATATCAGCATTAAAAGCTTCATGAGCAGGGAATCTCGACTCAGGCCATTCAACTTAACCTCTCCATTTCTGGGCAAAGTATTCATGGGTACGTATATCTTTCCTGCTGTTTTGAGGGCAAAATCTCAGCAAGAGGCCATGATAATAATCCAGTCCTTTTGTGTGCAATGACATATTAATCTGACGAATGTCACTGAGCAGCAAGTAAAGACAACAGCATTCAAAGTTTCATGAGAAGGGGTTCTCGACCCAAGCCGTTTAACTTAACCTCTCCATTCTTAGGTAAAGTCTTCATGGGTATATCTTTCCTGCCGTTCAGGGCAAAATCTCAGCATGAGGCCATGATGATGATCCAGTTCTCTTGTGTGCAAAGACATAGTAATCTGACGACTATTGAGCAGCGAGTCTTGTTAAAGACAACAGCATTCAAAGCTTCATGAGCAGGCGGTCTCGATTCAAACCATTATCAACTGAACCTCTCCATTCTTGGGTAGAGTCATGATGGATATATATCTTTCATGTTGTGATTATGAGGGCAAAATCTGAGCATGAGGCCATAATACTCCAGTCCTCTTTTGTGCAAAGACATATAATCTGACGAAAATTGAGCAGCGAGTCTTGTTAAAGACAACAACATTCAAAGCTTCATGAGCTGGGGATCTTGACTCAAACCATTCTGAATTGAACCTCTCCATTCTTGGGTAGTGTCATCATGGGtttatttttcatgttgttATGAGGGAAAAATCTGAGTATGAGGCCATAATACTCCAGTCCTCTATTGTGCAATGACATAGTGATCTGACAAATGATCTTGAGCAGCGAGTCTTATTTCAATAAAGACTACAGCATTCAAAACTTCATGAGCAGGGGATCTCAACCCAAGCCATTCAACTGGACCTCTCCATTCTTGGGTAGTGTCATCATGGGTATAACTGTCATGATAAAATGAGGGCAAAGGGGAGAGCACGAGGCCATAATAATACTCCAGTCCTCTTGCGTGCAATGACACAGTGATCTGACGAATATCCTTGAGCAGAGTCTTGTTAAAGACAACAGCATTCAATGCTTCATGAGCAGGTGATGTCGACTAAAGCAATTCAAGAGTTTATGTTTACTTCACTTCAATTAACAATTACAGTTCTTAAAAGCGAGTCCTACGTGTTGCAATCATTTCCTCCATTGGTGGGCAGGGAACTGGTGCTATGTTGTGTGGAAGATTGGGGATTTCTGGATCACCAAGCTCAATGTTGCCAAGTTTCAGACCAAAGACATTTGTCATCATTCCTCTTTGATAGGAAAAGTCCTTCTTGGCATACCTTGTCCTCAGTACCCATCTTTTTGTCGCTTTTTGGTACACTGCTGAGCACTTCTTTCTCCCCTCGCTGTCCCTCAGATTTTTCCTGTCACTGTTGTAATTATGATCGATGACCGCCATTTGAAGGATAggatagagggcgctatggaTTAGCGAACACGCGTTTTGTTGCTCGTCTCAAAAGTGGTTACAATTTTCCAGATTTGGGACTCCAAGGccatttttcttcaaacaatcTCTGCAGTATCTTACATATTACTCATCGTAGATCGAGTATGGATCAACAACAGAGCAAAAGACCTCAACGACTAGCTGCTACGAGGCCGAAAACTTATGTACCATTTCAACCTGCTCGAAAGGCCCAACCAGCTACGGCACGGTACAGCCCGCCAAATTTGAATGCTCGGTCCGCGAGCCGGGCAAGCCTTGCTAGCCCGGTGAACTCAGCCACCACGCCGCCAGACAACAGCGACACACTACCAGTTGTAGAAGCTGagggtgatgacgtcatcaatatgGCGCCTGTAACCACGTCTTACGAAAGTCGGTCACCCTCCCAGCCCTCTTACCAGGCCGTTGCGGAACCTGTGGTGGAGAGAGAAGGTATTCTATCGAACATGGAAGAATATTTTCAGAAGGCAACTGAGAGGTTCGAGAGGATGATCAGCAGTGCGGTGGAGAACTTCCTGGATAAGCTGCACCAGCTCGAGCTGAATCTTGGAGCTTCGTTGGAATTTGAGCGGAAGCGTGTAGACGACCTGGTGGAAAATCAAAAGGGAATGAAAAGCAAATTAGAAGCCATGGAAAAAGAGATAGCAGAGCTCCAACTGAAAGTTCAGAGAAACAAAGCGGCCAACAACAAAAGCGAGAGGTTCTCCAGAAGAAACAACATCAGGCTGGTGGGTATTCCGGAAGCTCCTCAGGGCGATCGCGAAGATCCTGTCACCATAGTGGAGGAGATCCTCCATTCCAAGTTTAAGGTGAAGACGAAAGTGGAGAGAGCCCATCGTGACGGGAAAAAAGTCGAAGGTCGTCCCAGGCATATTCTAGTGAAGCTTCTCTCGTATAGAGAAAAGGTCGACATCATGCGCCGTGCCCGCGAGACCCTGAAGGATGAAAGGTATTTCATCACAGATGATCTCACCCCAACGGAcctggaggaaaaaaagaagtggaCAAAACAAGTTCAGGATCTATACAACAAAGgaacaaaactgaagttttaCTCCGGCAAATGGCGGCAGGCTGGTGGCATCCCCTTCAACTTTGAGTGAAGGACGACCTACATGTATGAAGATATTAAAGTGCTAAATAATTGCTGTATATCTATGATTCGTATGAATCTGATAAGAATATATGGATATTGACTAATAACCAtttgggttgttttgttttgttttgttttgtttttgtaacaaATTACGTGCA encodes:
- the LOC140226645 gene encoding uncharacterized protein, which gives rise to MDQQQSKRPQRLAATRPKTYVPFQPARKAQPATARYSPPNLNARSASRASLASPVNSATTPPDNSDTLPVVEAEGDDVINMAPVTTSYESRSPSQPSYQAVAEPVVEREGILSNMEEYFQKATERFERMISSAVENFLDKLHQLELNLGASLEFERKRVDDLVENQKGMKSKLEAMEKEIAELQLKVQRNKAANNKSERFSRRNNIRLVGIPEAPQGDREDPVTIVEEILHSKFKVKTKVERAHRDGKKVEGRPRHILVKLLSYREKVDIMRRARETLKDERYFITDDLTPTDLEEKKKWTKQVQDLYNKGTKLKFYSGKWRQAGGIPFNFE